A DNA window from Kineococcus rhizosphaerae contains the following coding sequences:
- a CDS encoding NAD(P)-dependent oxidoreductase has product MTTTSTPIAFIGTGAIGTPMALQLLQAGHQLTAVDPYPSVSLLERDVVAVASFDLISKERRPEIVIVMVATPQQLHDVVEVALAGDLSGQRWVIMSTVGPEAVRIEGQRLQAAGVHVLDAPVTGGVARAKTGELTIFASGVDVDLKAVQDVLECFGTVREVGAEIGQGQAIKVVNQHLASVHIVAAAEALALAGRLGLDPAEVLPLIDSGAAGSFMLSDRGPRMLQGTDVEVTSTIGIFVKDAGLVAQAAEAAGADTPLLDVARARYVSAAEAGLDRRDDSRVIETYTAGN; this is encoded by the coding sequence ATGACCACCACCTCGACCCCCATTGCCTTCATCGGGACCGGAGCCATCGGGACCCCGATGGCACTGCAGCTCCTGCAGGCCGGTCACCAGCTCACTGCCGTGGACCCTTACCCCTCGGTTAGTCTCCTCGAGCGTGACGTCGTTGCTGTCGCCTCCTTCGACCTGATCTCGAAAGAGCGCCGCCCCGAGATCGTCATCGTCATGGTTGCCACCCCCCAGCAGCTGCACGACGTCGTCGAGGTAGCCCTCGCCGGCGACCTCAGCGGGCAGCGGTGGGTCATCATGAGCACTGTGGGACCCGAAGCGGTCCGCATCGAAGGACAACGCCTACAGGCCGCAGGGGTCCACGTCCTCGACGCCCCCGTGACCGGCGGTGTCGCTCGCGCCAAAACCGGCGAACTCACCATCTTCGCCTCAGGTGTCGACGTCGATCTCAAAGCCGTACAGGACGTTCTGGAATGTTTCGGCACCGTCCGAGAGGTCGGCGCGGAGATCGGCCAGGGGCAAGCCATCAAGGTCGTCAACCAGCACCTAGCCTCCGTCCACATCGTGGCCGCCGCCGAAGCGCTCGCCCTCGCGGGTCGGCTGGGACTCGATCCGGCCGAGGTGCTTCCCCTGATCGACTCCGGGGCAGCAGGCTCCTTCATGCTCTCCGATCGAGGACCCCGCATGTTGCAGGGCACGGACGTGGAGGTCACTTCCACCATCGGCATCTTCGTCAAGGACGCCGGCCTGGTGGCCCAGGCCGCCGAAGCGGCCGGCGCCGACACCCCGCTGCTGGACGTCGCCCGTGCCCGCTACGTCAGCGCCGCCGAGGCGGGCCTGGACCGCCGCGACGACTCGCGCGTCATCGAGACCTACACCGCGGGGAACTGA